Proteins found in one Labrenzia sp. VG12 genomic segment:
- a CDS encoding NUDIX domain-containing protein — protein MSRYHYGVFVGRFQPLHIGHEAVVRAALEEVDTLIVLIGSSAQARTPRNPFTFEERAEMFAKVFKHELATDRLVMKPIPDHPYSDAAWCAEVQRAVNDTVLAHYNRGGVVLHGLDDIRIALAGYGKDRTSYYLKLFPEWGNVQLTSQYGTFSSADVRKQLFQRIPVISRSVLSDEVADWLETFALSETFRGLLEEAEFLEAYPKEWGRGPFVTVDAVVIQSGNILLVERGQAPGKGLLALPGGFLDPRESIRDAVIRELKEETSISDHKGEIPPAMLASFIDGTRSRVFDHPDRSLRGRIITHAFLFRLPERRELFSVTGGDDAQSANWYRLGDLEPERFFEDHWSIICLMAEL, from the coding sequence ATGTCCCGTTATCACTACGGCGTCTTTGTCGGACGCTTTCAACCGCTGCATATCGGCCATGAAGCCGTTGTGCGCGCAGCACTGGAAGAGGTCGACACCCTGATCGTCCTGATCGGATCCTCGGCCCAGGCCCGGACGCCGCGCAATCCTTTCACATTCGAAGAACGCGCCGAGATGTTTGCCAAGGTGTTCAAACACGAACTGGCAACCGATCGTCTGGTTATGAAGCCAATCCCGGATCATCCCTATTCCGACGCAGCCTGGTGTGCAGAGGTGCAAAGGGCCGTCAACGACACGGTGCTTGCCCACTACAATCGAGGCGGTGTGGTCCTGCATGGGCTGGATGACATCAGGATAGCCCTGGCCGGTTATGGCAAGGATCGAACCAGCTATTACCTCAAACTGTTTCCGGAATGGGGAAACGTCCAGCTCACCAGCCAGTATGGAACTTTCTCTTCCGCTGATGTGCGCAAGCAGCTGTTCCAGCGCATTCCGGTGATTTCAAGGTCCGTGCTCTCCGACGAGGTCGCAGACTGGCTCGAGACCTTCGCGCTCAGTGAAACCTTTCGCGGGCTCCTGGAAGAGGCGGAGTTTCTGGAAGCCTATCCGAAAGAGTGGGGACGGGGACCGTTTGTGACGGTCGATGCGGTTGTCATTCAGTCCGGCAACATCCTGCTGGTCGAACGCGGACAGGCGCCCGGCAAGGGCCTGCTGGCCCTGCCGGGAGGCTTTCTCGATCCGCGCGAAAGCATTCGCGACGCCGTCATCCGGGAGCTGAAGGAAGAAACATCCATCAGCGATCACAAGGGCGAAATCCCGCCCGCCATGCTGGCGTCCTTTATCGACGGCACCAGGAGCCGGGTCTTCGATCATCCGGATCGCTCGCTCAGGGGGCGCATCATCACCCATGCGTTCCTGTTCCGCCTGCCCGAACGTCGCGAGCTCTTCTCGGTGACCGGCGGCGACGATGCACAATCGGCAAACTGGTACCGGCTGGGTGACCTTGAACCGGAACGGTTCTTCGAAGACCACTGGTCCATCATCTGCCTGATGGCCGAGCTCTAG
- a CDS encoding nicotinate phosphoribosyltransferase, with product MTNPLLATDSYKQSHYRQYPPEAQQISAYVEARANPFSENVLFFGLQAYLKKVLLKPITAADIKQAEQVCAAHGVPFNLKGWDQILKDHGGLFPLEIRALPEGTLVPSGVPLVQVTNTDTRMPWLTTWIETALLRSVWYPSTVATLSFKCKEIIYRGLLATSDDPDAQVPFKLHDFGARGVSSAESAALGGMAHLVNFAGTDTMEALEAASTFYGADMAGFSIPAAEHSTMTSWGRDREEQAYANMLDQFAEPGKLVAVVSDSYDIDNAVETLWCGSLKEKVLSSGATVVIRPDSGDPVATPLRVLETLWTHYGGTTNGKGARVLNPAIRVIQGDGMTLESIRHLIEALVDRNWSVDNIAMGMGGGLLQQLNRDTMRFAMKANAMRTADGTWIDVAKNPASDPGKASKAGRQAVIERSGRLTAARSDQVPADDDLLQVVYRNGELVKDWSFEEVRQRAQNALLSASS from the coding sequence ATGACAAATCCACTTCTGGCAACGGACAGCTACAAGCAGTCCCACTACAGACAATACCCGCCCGAAGCGCAGCAGATCTCCGCCTATGTCGAGGCGCGGGCCAATCCGTTCTCCGAGAACGTCCTGTTCTTCGGACTTCAGGCCTATCTGAAGAAGGTCTTGCTGAAGCCGATCACGGCGGCAGATATCAAACAGGCCGAACAGGTTTGCGCGGCTCACGGCGTGCCGTTCAATCTCAAGGGCTGGGACCAGATCCTGAAGGATCATGGCGGCCTGTTTCCGCTCGAGATCAGGGCCTTGCCGGAAGGCACGCTGGTTCCAAGCGGTGTGCCGCTGGTTCAGGTAACGAATACCGATACACGCATGCCCTGGCTGACCACCTGGATCGAGACGGCCCTGTTGCGGTCCGTCTGGTACCCGTCGACGGTCGCAACCCTGTCCTTCAAATGCAAGGAGATCATCTATCGCGGGCTTCTGGCAACATCGGATGATCCGGACGCCCAGGTTCCGTTCAAACTGCATGATTTCGGTGCGCGCGGCGTGTCTTCGGCGGAAAGCGCTGCGCTCGGCGGCATGGCGCATCTGGTCAATTTCGCCGGTACGGACACGATGGAGGCGCTTGAAGCGGCTTCGACGTTCTACGGCGCCGACATGGCCGGCTTCTCCATTCCGGCTGCAGAGCACTCGACCATGACCAGTTGGGGCCGAGACCGTGAGGAACAGGCCTATGCCAACATGCTGGACCAGTTCGCGGAACCCGGCAAGCTGGTGGCCGTCGTTTCGGACAGTTACGACATCGACAATGCCGTTGAGACCCTTTGGTGCGGCAGCCTGAAGGAGAAGGTGCTCAGCTCTGGTGCAACCGTCGTGATTCGGCCGGACTCAGGCGATCCGGTTGCGACGCCGCTCCGGGTTCTGGAAACGCTCTGGACCCACTATGGCGGCACGACGAACGGCAAGGGCGCGCGGGTTCTCAATCCCGCAATTCGTGTCATCCAGGGGGACGGCATGACGCTGGAAAGCATCCGGCACCTGATTGAGGCGCTGGTCGACAGGAACTGGTCCGTCGACAACATCGCCATGGGCATGGGCGGCGGCCTGTTGCAGCAGCTCAACCGCGACACCATGCGCTTTGCCATGAAAGCCAATGCCATGCGCACGGCAGACGGGACCTGGATCGATGTTGCCAAGAACCCGGCCTCGGACCCCGGCAAGGCGTCCAAGGCCGGACGGCAGGCCGTCATTGAACGCAGCGGCCGGCTTACGGCTGCAAGGAGTGATCAGGTCCCGGCGGACGACGATCTGCTTCAAGTCGTTTACAGGAATGGGGAGCTGGTGAAGGACTGGTCCTTCGAGGAGGTCAGACAGCGGGCGCAGAATGCTCTGCTTTCCGCAAGCTCTTGA